In Paractinoplanes brasiliensis, the following proteins share a genomic window:
- a CDS encoding acyl-CoA carboxylase subunit beta — MRAIPAAVIQFVTTEVTNGALRAKRARAAMASGSALRSITDEYSRRRSARTSVTTHQDDDVVADIHTTAGKLADLERRTDEAVHAGSARAVEKQHARGKKTARERIGMLLDEGSFVELDGLARHRSTNFGLEKNRPYGDGVVTGYGTIDGRQVCVFSQDFTVFGGSLGEVFGEKIVKVLDLAMKIGCPIIGINDSGGARIQEGVVALGLYADIFFRNVRASGVIPQISLIMGPCAGGAVYSPAITDFTVMVDQTSHMFITGPDVIKTVTGEEVGFEELGGARTHNTRSGNAHYLASDEDDAIDYVRALLSYLPSNNLDDPLVYEKPLDLSPTEDDKALDTLIPDSANQPYDIKRVVETVVDDFLEVQPLYAQNIVVGFGRVEGRPVGVVANQPMHLAGTLDIAASEKAARFVRTCDAFNIPVVTFVDVPGFLPGTSQEWDGIIRRGAKLIYAYAEATVPKVTVITRKAYGGAYDVMGSKHLGADLNFAWPTAQIAVMGAQGAVNILYRGELASADDPAARRAELIQEYEDTLANPYIAAERGYVDAVIMPSETRAQVTRGLRTLRTKRETLPPKKHGNIPL; from the coding sequence ATGAGGGCGATACCGGCCGCGGTCATCCAGTTCGTCACGACAGAGGTAACGAATGGGGCATTGCGTGCGAAACGCGCACGGGCCGCCATGGCCTCTGGTAGCGCACTACGATCTATTACTGACGAGTACAGCCGCCGGCGAAGCGCGAGGACCAGCGTGACCACCCACCAGGACGACGACGTCGTGGCCGACATCCACACCACCGCGGGCAAGCTCGCCGACCTCGAACGGCGCACCGACGAGGCCGTGCACGCCGGATCCGCCCGGGCGGTCGAGAAGCAGCACGCCCGCGGCAAGAAGACGGCCCGCGAGCGCATCGGGATGCTGCTCGACGAGGGTTCGTTCGTCGAGCTCGACGGGCTGGCGCGGCACCGATCGACCAACTTCGGCCTCGAGAAGAACCGCCCGTACGGCGACGGCGTGGTGACCGGGTACGGCACCATCGACGGTCGGCAGGTCTGCGTCTTCTCGCAGGACTTCACGGTCTTCGGCGGCTCGCTGGGCGAGGTCTTCGGCGAAAAGATCGTCAAGGTGCTCGACCTCGCCATGAAGATCGGCTGCCCGATCATCGGAATCAACGACTCCGGCGGCGCCCGCATCCAGGAGGGCGTCGTCGCGCTCGGCCTCTACGCCGACATCTTCTTCCGCAACGTCCGGGCCAGCGGCGTCATCCCGCAAATCTCGTTGATCATGGGGCCGTGCGCGGGCGGCGCGGTCTACTCCCCCGCGATCACCGACTTCACCGTGATGGTCGACCAGACCTCGCACATGTTCATCACCGGCCCCGACGTGATCAAGACGGTGACCGGTGAGGAGGTCGGTTTCGAGGAACTGGGCGGCGCGCGCACCCACAACACACGCAGCGGAAACGCGCACTACTTGGCGTCCGACGAGGACGACGCCATCGACTACGTGCGGGCGTTGCTCTCCTATCTGCCGTCCAACAACCTCGACGACCCGCTCGTCTACGAAAAGCCGCTCGATCTGTCGCCCACCGAAGACGACAAGGCGCTCGACACACTGATCCCCGATTCCGCCAATCAGCCGTACGACATCAAGAGGGTTGTCGAGACGGTGGTGGACGACTTCCTCGAGGTTCAGCCGCTGTACGCGCAGAACATCGTGGTCGGGTTCGGGCGCGTCGAGGGCCGCCCGGTCGGCGTGGTGGCCAATCAACCCATGCATCTCGCCGGCACGCTCGACATCGCGGCCTCGGAAAAAGCGGCCCGATTCGTCCGTACGTGCGACGCCTTCAACATTCCGGTGGTGACCTTCGTCGACGTGCCGGGATTCCTGCCGGGCACCTCACAGGAGTGGGACGGCATCATCCGGCGAGGGGCAAAACTCATCTACGCGTACGCCGAAGCCACCGTCCCCAAGGTCACCGTGATCACGCGTAAGGCCTACGGCGGGGCGTACGACGTGATGGGCTCGAAGCACCTGGGCGCCGACCTGAACTTCGCGTGGCCCACGGCCCAGATCGCGGTGATGGGGGCGCAGGGCGCGGTCAACATCCTTTACCGCGGCGAGCTGGCCTCGGCCGACGACCCGGCGGCGCGGCGGGCCGAGCTCATCCAGGAGTACGAGGACACGCTGGCCAACCCGTACATCGCTGCGGAACGAGGCTATGTGGACGCGGTGATCATGCCGTCGGAGACGCGCGCCCAGGTCACCCGGGGTTTGCGGACATTGCGGACCAAACGCGAGACGCTGCCGCCGAAGAAGCACGGCAACATCCCGCTCTGA
- a CDS encoding PH domain-containing protein: MAFPDEVLADEEELVLHLHPHWKVVLRPGLLVLLAVVVTAVAWVMLPSTEGGLIAFLVVAAIMAYQGIRYGVAPLVIWRCTHYVLTDERILLQDGVIARERRDLPLNRINDHVVTQSVLDRLFGSGTLKIDSIGEQAVVLAAVPRAQSVQTLLYELIEQDRLRHPEDEEEEETEEPEVPVQRKGFFRRRPAPNGRAADPRR; the protein is encoded by the coding sequence GTGGCGTTCCCGGACGAAGTGCTGGCCGACGAGGAAGAGCTCGTCCTCCACCTGCATCCTCACTGGAAAGTGGTTCTGCGCCCCGGCCTCTTGGTGCTGCTCGCGGTCGTGGTGACCGCCGTGGCCTGGGTGATGCTGCCCAGCACCGAGGGCGGGCTGATCGCCTTCCTGGTGGTCGCGGCGATCATGGCCTATCAGGGCATCCGGTACGGGGTGGCCCCGCTGGTGATCTGGCGGTGCACCCATTACGTGCTGACCGACGAGCGGATCCTGCTGCAGGACGGCGTGATCGCCCGGGAGCGCCGGGACCTGCCGCTCAACCGCATCAACGATCACGTCGTGACGCAGTCGGTGCTGGACCGGCTCTTCGGCTCGGGCACGCTCAAGATCGACTCGATCGGGGAGCAGGCCGTGGTCCTCGCCGCCGTGCCCCGGGCGCAGAGTGTGCAGACGCTTCTGTACGAGCTGATCGAACAGGACCGCCTGCGTCACCCCGAGGACGAGGAAGAGGAGGAGACGGAAGAGCCCGAGGTGCCCGTACAGCGGAAGGGGTTTTTCCGGAGGAGGCCCGCGCCTAACGGGAGGGCTGCGGATCCTCGGCGCTGA
- a CDS encoding acyl-CoA carboxylase subunit epsilon, translating to MDTEPLVSVVRGEPAAEELAALVTVLLSASSKVDVTPPAPPASAWARSARPSMTPRSWRASALPR from the coding sequence ATGGATACGGAACCGCTGGTCAGCGTCGTGCGCGGCGAACCGGCCGCCGAGGAGCTGGCCGCGCTGGTCACAGTGCTGCTCTCCGCATCCAGCAAAGTTGATGTCACACCACCCGCGCCACCGGCCTCAGCCTGGGCCCGCTCCGCACGCCCGTCGATGACCCCGCGCTCCTGGCGGGCCTCGGCCCTGCCTCGCTAG
- a CDS encoding GNAT family N-acetyltransferase: MPSLVPPTVDVHESFLAAMDEYVAEGRGGLDDFSNIGNDLRAYASTWATADGFARYVDYLLAQRLEETPRPPGFVPTTVLWWLDGPIYLGRLNIRHRLAPGQAGERNGHIGYDVRPGARRRGHATAMLAAALPLAATLGLPRVLITCDFDNEASRRTIERNGGRPADRRDEKLRYWL, translated from the coding sequence ATGCCCTCGCTCGTCCCGCCCACCGTCGACGTTCACGAGTCGTTCCTCGCCGCCATGGACGAATACGTGGCCGAGGGGCGGGGTGGGCTCGACGACTTCAGCAACATCGGCAACGACCTACGCGCGTACGCCTCCACGTGGGCCACGGCCGACGGCTTCGCCCGATACGTCGACTACCTGCTCGCGCAACGCCTGGAGGAGACACCCCGCCCGCCCGGCTTCGTCCCGACGACGGTGTTGTGGTGGCTCGACGGCCCGATCTATCTCGGCCGCCTCAACATCCGGCACCGGCTCGCCCCCGGCCAGGCCGGCGAACGCAACGGGCACATCGGTTACGACGTACGCCCCGGGGCCCGACGCCGCGGTCACGCCACCGCGATGCTGGCCGCCGCCCTTCCCCTCGCGGCCACGCTCGGCCTGCCCCGCGTGCTGATCACGTGCGACTTCGACAACGAGGCGTCGCGCCGCACGATCGAGCGCAACGGCGGTCGTCCGGCCGATCGCCGGGACGAGAAGCTCCGCTACTGGTTGTGA
- a CDS encoding ATP-binding cassette domain-containing protein, with amino-acid sequence MIETRGLRKSFTSRQGREKKTVEAVRGVDLNVAAGEIFGFLGPNGAGKTTTLRMLATLIVPDDGTATIAGADLRTDPGEVRRRIGYVAQGGSTWDDSTAREELVLQARLYGAGKAAALERAARVLDGFQLSEYADRKCKTYSGGQRRRVDIALGIIHEPKVVFLDEPTTGLDPQSRAHMWDEIRRLRAEGMTVFITTHYLDEADALCDRISIMDHGEIVASGTPADLKREISGDVVRVGLPVDAVAAAAAALTSYKLETYEDNVRLYVEDGAVSIPQILRALDAAGVPLGTIELHRPSLDDVFLTKTGRSLRES; translated from the coding sequence ATGATTGAGACTCGCGGCTTGCGCAAGTCGTTCACCTCGCGCCAGGGGCGCGAAAAGAAAACCGTCGAGGCCGTACGCGGCGTCGACCTCAACGTCGCCGCAGGCGAGATCTTCGGGTTCCTCGGTCCGAACGGGGCCGGCAAGACCACCACGCTGCGCATGCTGGCCACGCTGATCGTGCCCGACGACGGCACAGCCACCATCGCCGGCGCCGACCTGCGCACCGATCCCGGTGAGGTGCGCCGCCGCATCGGCTACGTCGCCCAGGGCGGCAGCACCTGGGACGACTCGACGGCGCGGGAAGAACTCGTGCTCCAGGCCCGGCTCTACGGCGCGGGCAAGGCGGCCGCGCTGGAACGGGCCGCCCGCGTCCTCGACGGCTTCCAGCTCAGCGAATACGCCGACCGCAAATGCAAGACCTACTCGGGCGGCCAGAGGCGCCGGGTCGACATCGCCCTCGGCATCATTCACGAGCCCAAGGTCGTCTTCCTCGACGAGCCGACCACCGGGCTCGACCCGCAGAGCCGGGCACACATGTGGGACGAGATCAGACGGCTGCGCGCGGAGGGCATGACCGTCTTCATCACGACCCACTACCTGGACGAGGCCGACGCGCTCTGCGACCGGATCTCCATCATGGACCACGGCGAGATCGTCGCGTCCGGCACACCCGCCGACCTCAAACGCGAGATCTCGGGCGACGTCGTCCGGGTCGGGCTGCCCGTCGACGCGGTCGCGGCGGCCGCCGCGGCGCTCACTTCCTACAAGCTCGAGACGTACGAGGACAACGTGCGCCTCTACGTGGAGGACGGCGCGGTGTCGATCCCGCAGATCCTGCGCGCCCTCGACGCGGCCGGCGTCCCGCTGGGCACGATCGAACTGCACCGCCCCAGCCTCGACGACGTGTTCCTCACCAAAACCGGCCGATCGTTGCGGGAGAGCTGA
- a CDS encoding S8 family serine peptidase, producing the protein MRKFAVAVGIAILAFAATPAEVARADDIRDSQWYLRTLKISQAHVISTGVDVVVAVVDSGTFPHPDLKRNLLNGTDETSNSRGNGRVDEFGHGTGMASLIAGHGRTPGDGMQGIAPASKILPIRVSRTGKNIEGEAMADGIAWATEHNAQVINVSASTGPAFALQDAVRNALENDVVVVAAAANASSEAVIGYPSAIDGVLAVGATGRNGKHSSISVADPKVQICAPGVDIITAVPNTKYRSSNGTSNSTAIVSGAAALVRAKFPGLSAREVIHRLTATADDIGPPGRDDECGFGRLNIVKALTADVPPLEGGSSSSPGVSAGVSSAPVSAPAGGASAGGAPAAEAEPAGNGSALLFGGLAGVVVAGALVLVFVLRRRGRS; encoded by the coding sequence ATGCGCAAATTTGCTGTGGCCGTAGGAATTGCGATTCTTGCGTTCGCCGCGACACCAGCCGAGGTTGCCCGCGCCGACGATATACGTGACAGCCAGTGGTACTTGCGAACATTGAAAATTTCTCAAGCGCACGTGATTAGCACGGGAGTCGACGTCGTCGTTGCCGTAGTCGATTCCGGCACTTTTCCTCATCCAGATCTGAAACGAAACCTTTTGAACGGCACTGATGAAACCTCCAACAGCCGAGGGAACGGCAGAGTCGATGAATTCGGCCACGGAACCGGAATGGCGTCGCTAATTGCGGGACACGGTCGGACCCCTGGCGATGGAATGCAAGGCATAGCGCCAGCCTCAAAGATCTTGCCTATACGAGTTTCGCGCACTGGAAAGAATATCGAAGGCGAGGCGATGGCGGACGGCATCGCCTGGGCGACAGAGCACAACGCTCAAGTCATAAACGTCTCAGCCAGCACCGGACCCGCCTTCGCGCTGCAGGATGCAGTCCGTAATGCACTCGAAAACGACGTTGTAGTAGTCGCAGCAGCAGCCAACGCATCGTCTGAAGCAGTAATCGGCTATCCTAGCGCCATCGATGGCGTTCTGGCGGTTGGCGCCACGGGCCGCAATGGAAAACACTCATCGATCTCGGTCGCCGATCCGAAGGTTCAGATTTGCGCACCGGGCGTTGACATCATCACAGCAGTTCCGAATACGAAGTATCGCTCATCGAATGGCACGTCCAACTCGACCGCGATCGTTTCAGGGGCGGCTGCGCTAGTCCGGGCCAAGTTCCCAGGGCTTTCGGCACGCGAGGTAATCCATCGGCTGACGGCTACTGCGGATGATATTGGGCCGCCGGGGCGGGATGATGAGTGCGGGTTTGGGCGGCTCAACATCGTTAAAGCGCTGACCGCCGACGTTCCCCCGCTGGAAGGTGGCAGCAGCAGTTCGCCTGGGGTCAGTGCTGGGGTGTCCAGCGCGCCGGTCAGCGCACCGGCTGGGGGGGCTTCGGCTGGGGGTGCTCCGGCAGCTGAGGCGGAGCCGGCTGGGAATGGTTCGGCTTTGCTCTTCGGGGGGCTGGCCGGCGTGGTTGTGGCGGGCGCTCTGGTGCTGGTGTTCGTGCTTCGGCGGCGAGGACGCAGCTGA
- a CDS encoding PadR family transcriptional regulator, which yields MSATRMMILGLVQWMEPVHGYDVRRELLSWSADKWANVQPGSIYHALRKMTDEGLLHEVTTEQIGARPARTTYGITDKGRAEFQSLLRNGWWNLSPGVDPFMAAFSFLPALPPAEAAAALRNRATQLRAGVQQLEAATKADWADNKPIHVTWLWERSIVMAEAEIAWCERTAKRIEENGEIKFG from the coding sequence GTGTCCGCAACGCGCATGATGATCCTGGGCCTGGTTCAGTGGATGGAGCCGGTGCACGGTTACGACGTACGGCGTGAGCTCCTGAGCTGGAGCGCCGACAAGTGGGCCAACGTGCAGCCGGGGTCGATCTATCACGCGTTGCGCAAGATGACCGACGAGGGCCTGCTGCACGAGGTCACCACCGAGCAGATCGGGGCGCGTCCCGCTCGTACGACGTACGGGATCACCGACAAGGGCCGGGCCGAGTTCCAGTCGCTGCTGCGTAACGGCTGGTGGAACCTGTCGCCGGGGGTCGATCCGTTCATGGCCGCGTTCTCCTTCCTGCCCGCGTTGCCGCCCGCGGAGGCGGCGGCCGCGCTGCGCAACCGCGCCACTCAGCTGCGCGCCGGCGTCCAGCAGCTCGAGGCCGCGACCAAGGCCGACTGGGCCGACAACAAACCGATCCACGTGACCTGGCTGTGGGAGCGCAGCATCGTGATGGCCGAGGCCGAGATCGCCTGGTGCGAGCGGACCGCGAAGCGGATCGAGGAAAATGGTGAAATCAAGTTTGGCTAG
- a CDS encoding biotin--[acetyl-CoA-carboxylase] ligase: protein MASPFTDLDRPPLSERSLTRALVTPGSLWRRVDLRTETASTNADVAAAAAKGEREGLVVVAERQTAGRGRRDRQWTSPARAGLTLSVLLRPGQADRERGWAALTPGSFAWLPLLAGVALREAVERVAEVDAALKWPNDLIVGGGKGAGILAEVAGDAVVVGVGLNVTTRAEELPETTGLPATSLKLAGAAVTDRDPLLRALLRGFASWYAGWREAGGDAEMSGLLAAYRRGCATIGRQVRVMLPAGATLAGEATGVDRDGQLIVRAEDGAVHRVSAGDVLHVR, encoded by the coding sequence ATGGCCTCGCCGTTCACGGACCTCGACCGACCTCCGCTCTCCGAGCGCTCCCTGACACGGGCGCTGGTGACGCCGGGCAGCCTGTGGCGGCGTGTCGACCTGCGCACCGAGACCGCCTCGACCAACGCCGATGTCGCCGCCGCGGCTGCGAAGGGGGAGCGCGAGGGCCTGGTGGTGGTGGCCGAGCGCCAGACCGCCGGCCGGGGGCGGCGTGACCGGCAGTGGACGTCGCCGGCGCGGGCCGGGCTCACGCTGAGTGTGTTGCTGCGCCCGGGGCAGGCCGACCGCGAGCGCGGTTGGGCAGCTCTGACACCGGGGTCGTTCGCCTGGCTGCCGCTGCTGGCCGGGGTCGCGCTGCGTGAGGCCGTCGAGCGGGTGGCGGAGGTCGACGCCGCTCTCAAGTGGCCCAACGATCTGATCGTGGGCGGCGGGAAGGGCGCCGGCATCCTGGCCGAGGTGGCGGGCGACGCGGTTGTGGTCGGCGTCGGGCTGAACGTGACGACGCGGGCCGAGGAGCTTCCCGAGACCACTGGGCTGCCCGCGACCTCGCTCAAGCTGGCCGGTGCGGCGGTCACCGACCGCGACCCCCTGCTGCGGGCGCTGCTGCGCGGCTTCGCGTCCTGGTACGCGGGCTGGCGTGAGGCGGGCGGCGATGCCGAGATGTCGGGCCTGCTCGCGGCGTACCGGCGTGGTTGCGCGACGATCGGCCGGCAGGTGCGGGTGATGCTGCCCGCGGGTGCGACGCTGGCCGGCGAGGCGACCGGGGTGGACCGGGACGGCCAATTGATCGTCCGAGCGGAGGACGGCGCGGTGCATCGTGTCTCGGCGGGTGACGTGCTGCACGTACGCTGA
- a CDS encoding M50 family metallopeptidase, giving the protein MIDGVTDFWDKLLGAQPDPPGLLVLLTALAGFLAVSFRPVWRVARNAVTIAHEGGHALFALLTGRRLRGIRLEFDTSGLTLSSGRPTGPGMMLTLLGGYIAPSLVGVLGAWLLGGNRITLLLWLAVALLLLMLINIRNLFGVVSLVITGAIVFAVSWWASPEVQAAFAYAGVWFLLFGGVRPVFELQALRRRGRMPDSDADQLAHLTHVPALFWVGFFLIVNLVAVVIGAFLLAGQWLPELSGQ; this is encoded by the coding sequence GTGATCGACGGTGTGACTGACTTCTGGGACAAGCTGCTCGGTGCTCAACCGGACCCGCCCGGTCTGCTTGTGCTGCTCACCGCCCTGGCCGGGTTCCTCGCGGTCTCGTTCCGGCCGGTCTGGCGGGTGGCCCGCAACGCCGTCACGATCGCTCACGAGGGCGGTCACGCGCTGTTCGCGCTGCTCACCGGCCGTCGTCTGCGCGGCATCCGGCTGGAGTTCGACACCTCGGGCCTGACCCTGTCGTCGGGCCGCCCGACCGGTCCCGGCATGATGCTCACCCTGCTCGGCGGCTACATCGCGCCGTCGCTGGTCGGGGTGCTCGGCGCGTGGCTGCTCGGCGGCAACCGCATCACGCTGCTGCTCTGGCTCGCCGTCGCGCTGCTGCTCCTCATGCTGATCAACATCCGGAACCTGTTCGGCGTGGTGTCGCTGGTGATCACGGGTGCGATCGTCTTCGCCGTGTCCTGGTGGGCTTCCCCGGAGGTGCAGGCGGCTTTCGCGTACGCGGGGGTCTGGTTCCTGCTTTTCGGCGGGGTGCGCCCGGTTTTCGAGCTGCAGGCCCTGCGCCGCCGCGGCCGGATGCCCGACTCCGACGCCGACCAGCTCGCCCACCTCACGCACGTGCCCGCCCTGTTCTGGGTCGGCTTCTTCCTGATCGTCAACCTGGTCGCCGTCGTGATCGGCGCTTTCCTGCTGGCCGGCCAGTGGCTCCCCGAACTCAGCGGCCAGTAA
- a CDS encoding Maf family protein, translating to MEKDIAYRLILASASPARRALLRAAGIEPEVMVSGVDESGVEAADAYTLCLALARMKARTIAAQLNADPGVVVLGCDSVLEFEGEVFGKPANAAEATHRWTRMRGKSGVLLTGHHVTSLVTGKQAEAVGATTVHFAEVSDAEIAAYVASGEPLRVAGSFTLDGRGAAFVDRIEGDPGNVIGLSLPLLRNLLAEMEVPYIKLWNI from the coding sequence GTGGAGAAGGACATCGCGTACCGGTTGATTCTTGCTTCGGCCAGCCCGGCCCGGCGTGCGCTGCTCAGGGCGGCTGGGATCGAGCCCGAAGTGATGGTCAGCGGCGTCGATGAGTCGGGTGTCGAGGCTGCGGATGCGTACACGCTCTGCCTTGCCCTCGCCCGCATGAAGGCGCGCACCATCGCGGCTCAGCTCAACGCCGATCCGGGGGTTGTGGTGCTGGGGTGCGATTCCGTGCTGGAGTTCGAGGGTGAGGTGTTCGGCAAGCCGGCCAACGCCGCGGAAGCCACCCACCGTTGGACGCGGATGCGCGGCAAGTCCGGCGTGCTGCTCACCGGGCACCACGTCACCAGCCTGGTCACCGGCAAGCAGGCCGAGGCTGTCGGCGCCACCACGGTGCATTTCGCCGAGGTCAGCGACGCCGAGATCGCGGCCTACGTGGCCAGTGGCGAACCGCTGCGGGTGGCCGGCTCGTTCACGCTGGACGGGCGCGGGGCCGCCTTCGTGGATCGGATCGAAGGCGACCCCGGCAACGTCATCGGGTTGTCCCTCCCGCTGCTGCGCAACCTGCTCGCCGAGATGGAGGTGCCCTACATCAAGCTGTGGAACATCTAG
- a CDS encoding ABC transporter permease, which translates to MKVLRDISLIFNRQMQLLLRNPVWILVGVFQPVMYLLLFAPLLKPALQVPTNAEAYEIFVPGLLVLLAIFGGLFQGFGLIAELRAGVIERSRVTPVSRVALLLGRSLRDVVSLIAQAVIITLLALLFDLRVFLGNLLLAYLMLALISLMTSAVSYGVALVVKSEDALAPLMNTVAQPVLLLSGILLPLTYAPGWLQGVADWNPFSWAVNGTRALFRGDLGAPDVWQGLLIMAVLAVLAVAWAAREFARSVR; encoded by the coding sequence ATGAAGGTACTACGCGACATCTCACTGATCTTCAACCGGCAGATGCAGCTGCTGCTGCGCAACCCGGTGTGGATCCTGGTCGGCGTCTTCCAGCCGGTCATGTACCTGCTGCTGTTCGCGCCGCTGCTCAAGCCGGCCCTGCAGGTGCCCACCAACGCCGAGGCGTACGAGATCTTCGTGCCCGGCCTGTTGGTGCTGCTCGCCATCTTCGGAGGCCTGTTCCAGGGCTTCGGCCTGATCGCGGAACTGCGCGCCGGCGTGATCGAACGTTCCCGGGTGACACCGGTCAGCCGCGTCGCCCTGCTGCTGGGCCGCTCGCTGCGCGACGTCGTCTCGCTCATCGCCCAAGCAGTGATCATCACGTTGCTCGCGCTGCTGTTCGACCTGCGCGTGTTCCTGGGCAACCTGCTGCTGGCGTACCTGATGCTCGCCCTGATCTCGCTGATGACGTCGGCGGTCAGCTACGGCGTGGCGCTCGTGGTCAAGAGCGAGGACGCGCTGGCGCCGCTCATGAACACGGTCGCTCAGCCGGTGCTGCTGCTCAGCGGCATCCTGCTTCCGCTCACGTACGCCCCCGGCTGGCTGCAAGGGGTGGCCGACTGGAACCCGTTCTCGTGGGCGGTCAACGGAACGCGCGCCCTGTTCCGCGGTGACCTGGGCGCCCCCGACGTCTGGCAAGGCCTACTGATCATGGCCGTGCTGGCTGTGCTGGCCGTCGCCTGGGCGGCACGCGAGTTCGCCCGAAGCGTCCGCTAG
- a CDS encoding acetyl/propionyl/methylcrotonyl-CoA carboxylase subunit alpha, whose protein sequence is MRKVLIANRGEIAVRVARACQDAGLACVAVYADSDRDAVHARLADEAYALDGETAAETYLRIDKLLDVAARAGADAVHPGYGFLSENADFAQAVLDAGLTWVGPTPQAIRDLGDKVTARHIAQRAGAPLVPGTADPVADASEIIAFAEQHGLPVAIKAAFGGGGRGLKVARTLDEIPALFESATREAVAAFGRGECFVERYLDRPRHVEAQVLADTHGNVVVVGTRDCSLQRRHQKLVEEAPAPFLTDEQRAAIHESAKAICLEAGYHGAGTVEYLVGQDGTISFLEVNTRLQVEHPVSEETAGLDLVREQFRIAAGEALELTADPAPRGHSIEFRINGEDPGRNFLPAPGVVASLSWPLGPGVRVDAGVEAGSVIGGNFDSLLAKIIVSGRTREEALERSRRALDETVIDGIATVLPFHRAVVRDAAFTAEPFTVHTRWIETEWANEVEPFTGGAVAGSDSGERETVVVEVGGKRLEVRVPAKLLQGGGPAASGRPASRRASGSGGTAAQAGGAALTAPMQGTIVKVAVSDGDTVSEGDVIVVVEAMKMEQPLQAHKAGTVSALSIKVGETVTAGAVVCTID, encoded by the coding sequence GTGCGTAAGGTCTTGATCGCCAACCGTGGCGAGATCGCCGTCCGGGTCGCCCGGGCCTGTCAGGACGCCGGTCTCGCCTGCGTCGCCGTCTATGCCGACAGTGATCGCGACGCGGTGCACGCCCGGCTCGCCGACGAGGCGTACGCGTTGGACGGTGAGACGGCCGCCGAGACCTATCTGCGCATCGACAAGCTGCTCGACGTCGCCGCACGGGCCGGGGCCGACGCTGTGCATCCCGGCTACGGCTTCCTGTCGGAAAACGCCGACTTCGCGCAGGCGGTGCTCGACGCGGGCCTGACCTGGGTCGGGCCCACCCCGCAGGCCATCCGCGACCTGGGCGACAAGGTCACCGCGCGGCACATCGCGCAGCGGGCCGGCGCGCCGCTGGTGCCGGGCACAGCCGACCCGGTGGCCGACGCGTCCGAGATCATCGCCTTCGCCGAGCAGCACGGGCTGCCGGTGGCGATCAAGGCGGCGTTCGGTGGCGGCGGCCGGGGGCTCAAGGTCGCCCGTACGCTCGACGAGATCCCGGCGCTGTTCGAGAGCGCGACACGCGAGGCGGTGGCGGCCTTCGGACGCGGCGAGTGCTTCGTCGAGCGCTACCTCGACCGGCCGCGGCACGTCGAGGCCCAGGTCCTGGCGGACACGCACGGCAACGTGGTCGTGGTCGGCACGCGCGACTGCTCGCTGCAGCGCCGCCATCAGAAGCTGGTCGAGGAGGCGCCGGCCCCGTTCCTCACCGACGAGCAGCGCGCCGCCATCCACGAGAGCGCCAAGGCGATCTGCCTCGAGGCCGGCTATCACGGCGCGGGCACTGTCGAATATCTCGTCGGACAGGACGGCACCATCTCGTTCCTCGAGGTCAACACGCGCCTGCAGGTCGAGCATCCGGTGAGCGAGGAGACGGCCGGCCTCGACCTCGTACGCGAGCAGTTCCGCATCGCCGCGGGTGAGGCCCTCGAACTCACCGCGGACCCGGCGCCCCGCGGCCACTCCATCGAGTTCCGCATCAACGGCGAGGACCCGGGCCGCAACTTCCTGCCCGCCCCCGGCGTCGTCGCGTCGCTGTCGTGGCCGCTCGGCCCGGGTGTGCGCGTGGACGCGGGGGTCGAGGCGGGCAGTGTCATCGGAGGCAACTTCGACTCCCTGCTGGCAAAGATCATCGTTTCCGGCCGTACGCGGGAAGAGGCGCTGGAGCGTTCCCGGCGCGCGCTCGACGAGACGGTGATCGACGGGATCGCGACCGTGCTTCCGTTCCATCGCGCCGTGGTGCGCGACGCGGCCTTCACCGCGGAGCCCTTCACTGTTCACACCCGGTGGATCGAGACCGAGTGGGCCAACGAGGTCGAGCCCTTCACCGGCGGGGCGGTCGCCGGCAGCGACAGCGGCGAGCGCGAGACCGTGGTGGTCGAGGTGGGCGGCAAGCGGCTGGAGGTACGGGTGCCCGCGAAGCTGCTGCAGGGCGGCGGCCCGGCTGCGTCCGGCCGCCCTGCTTCCCGGCGTGCCTCGGGCTCTGGCGGCACCGCGGCCCAAGCCGGCGGCGCGGCTCTGACGGCTCCTATGCAGGGCACGATCGTCAAGGTCGCGGTCTCCGACGGTGACACCGTCTCGGAGGGCGACGTGATCGTCGTGGTCGAGGCCATGAAGATGGAGCAGCCCCTGCAGGCCCACAAGGCGGGCACGGTGTCGGCATTGTCCATCAAGGTCGGCGAGACGGTCACCGCGGGCGCTGTGGTCTGCACGATCGACTGA